In Dromaius novaehollandiae isolate bDroNov1 chromosome 3, bDroNov1.hap1, whole genome shotgun sequence, the following are encoded in one genomic region:
- the TOMM20 gene encoding mitochondrial import receptor subunit TOM20 homolog, translating into MTPARKRGGVLPRAPLAPRCLRARRPAVRRGRRGRVGEARPDLPLSAPGKMMVGKTSAIAAGLCGALFIGYCIYFDRKRRSDPNFKNRLRERRKKQKLAKERAGLSKLPDLKDAEAVQKFFLEEIQLGEELLAQGEYEKGVDHLTNAIAVCGQPQQLLQVLQQTLPPPVFQMLLTKLPTISQRIVSAQCLAEDDVE; encoded by the exons CTTCCTCGCGCGCCGCTCGCTCCAAGGTGCCTGCGAGCTCGGCGCCCAGCTgtgcggagggggcggcggggacgcgtGGGCGAGGCGCGACCGGACCTGCCGCTCTCGGCGCCGGGCAAGATGATGGTGGGCAAGACCAGCGCCATCGCCGCGGGCCTCTGCGGGGCCCTTTTCATCGGCTACTGCATCTACTTCGACCGCAAGAGGCGGAGCGACCCTAATTTCAAGAACCGGCTGCGGGAGC gaaggaagaaacagaagcttGCCAAAGAGAGAGCCGGGCTTTCCAAG CTGCCTGATCTGAAAGATGCTGAAGCAGTTCAGAAGTTTTTTCTTGAGGAGATTCAGCTTGGAGAGGAACTACTAGCTCAAG GTGAATATGAGAAAGGCGTTGATCATTTGACCAATGCTATTGCTGTGTGTGGACAGCCGCAGCAGCTATTGCAAGTTCTACAGCAGACTCTGCCTCCACCAGTGTTTCAAATGCTTCTAACTAAGCTCCCTACAATAAGCCAG AGAATTGTAAGTGCACAGTGCTTGGCTGAAGATGATGTTGAATGA